A region from the Linepithema humile isolate Giens D197 chromosome 1, Lhum_UNIL_v1.0, whole genome shotgun sequence genome encodes:
- the Cog6 gene encoding conserved oligomeric Golgi complex subunit 6 isoform X1 — MSEKNINSALVRRVNKLLESRVEHDKDTLEALKELSTFFTENTLNSRRNLRSKIERRSLAINEEFLAAFKEVKASLDDVYQDVLAMNTAVQSMTNRLQVTKAQTSQLIEQTSKLQNESQVLSMQQEVASAFIKNFQLTSSELTVLHGSTRESPITEDFFSVVNKVQDIHGKCRVLMQSGYQALALDIMQRMTLLQEAALERLYRWTQTQCKNIENERLAPLLIKAMSKLQDRPVLFKYIVDEYCAARRTALVGSFIDALTLGEGFGGTPNPIEMHANDPKRYIGDMLAWLHQIIPVEKENILTLVKSCDKTDVSDQVKQALSNITEGLCHPLKSRIEHVISTEAPATVLYSVTTLIRFYRAITEQVIPDSILDQTLSDLLALSEKSFLSRLQRETRIALGERAEPPGNDLIPAPSVSRLLSLLNEILSVASIAEDRERDMLQIVSCIIDPLLQEVNETASRLPTVDMAVYLLNCMHQIQSTLALYEYMDQRLERLQAQSDAQIDTLTSEQASSLVAHLNLGSIYTILQGREQGPLSSIPGMDALSIKEFTNKLEAFLVMPDVLLLPQISLLQSNNHRTITQKRSFEVIGAIYKQLYDACHDPKNLYQSPTNLFSRTPEELLETLISQ; from the exons ATgagcgaaaaaaatattaattccgCTTTAGTGCGGAGAgtcaataaattattggaaTCTAGAGTAGAACATGATAAG GACACGTTGGAAGCTTTAAAGGAGTTATCGACATTCTTTActgaaaatacattaaattctCGCAGAAATTTGCGTAGCAAAATAGAGAGAAGAAGTCTAGCGATAAATGAAGAATTTCTGGCTGCCTTTAAAGAAGTAAAAGCTTCCTTGGATGATGTTTATCAAGATGTTTTAGCAATGAATACAGCTGTGCAGTCTATGACTAATCGTTTACAAGTTACAAAAGCTCAAACGTCACAACTCATAGAACAGACTTCTAAGCTTCAGAATGAaag tcaAGTATTATCCATGCAACAAGAAGTTGCGAGtgcatttatcaaaaatttccaATTGACTTCATCAGAACTAACTGTTCTGCATGGATCAACTAGAGAATCGCCTATAACAGAAGATTTCTTCTCTGTAGTTAATAAAGTACAG GATATTCATGGTAAATGCAGAGTGTTGATGCAATCTGGTTATCAAGCATTAGCTCTGGATATAATGCAAAGAATGACACTATTGCAAGAAGCAGCGCTTGAAAGATTATATCGATGGACACAAActcaatgtaaaaatatagaaaacgaACGTTTAGCACCATTACTTATTAAGGCTATGAGTAAATTGCAAGATAGGCCAGTGTTATTTAA ATACATTGTAGATGAATATTGTGCAGCTAGAAGAACTGCTTTGGTAGGATCTTTTATAGATGCATTAACATTAGGAGAAGGTTTTGGTGGAACACCTAATCCTATAGAGATGCATGCCAATGATCCTAAGCGATATATTGGCGATATGCTTGCTTGGTTGCATCAAATAATTCCTGTAGAGAAAGAGAACATTCTTACTTTAGTGAAAAGCTGTGATAAAACag atgtGTCAGATCAAGTGAAACAAGCATTAAGTAACATCACAGAAGGATTATGTCATCCTTTAAAATCGCGAATAGAGCATGTTATATCCACAGAAGCACCAGCAACAGTATTATATTCAGTCACAACTTTAATCAGATTTTATCGTGCTATTACTGAGCAAGTCATACCTGATAGCATTCTGGATCAAACATTGTCAGATTTATTAGCTTTAAGcgaaaaaagttttttgagCAGATTGCAGAGAGAAACGAGAATCGCTCTCGGGGAACGCGCAGAGCCTCCGGGCAATGATTTGATCCCTGCTCCATCTGTTTCAAGACTGTTATCACTTTTGAATGAAATATTGTCTGTCGCCAGTATAGCTgaagacagagaaagagatatGCTGCAg ATTGTGTCATGCATCATTGATCCATTGCTCCAAGAAGTCAATGAAACAGCGTCCAGATTGCCAACCGTGGATATGGCTGTATATCTTCTAAATTGTATGCATCAAATACAATCGACATTAGCATTGTATGAGTACATGGATCAAAGATTAGAAAGGTTACAG GCACAATCAGATGCGCAAATCGATACACTTACATCGGAACAAGCTAGTTCTTTAGTAGCACATTTAAATCTTGGCTCGATTTACACCATTCTACAAGGACGTGAGCAAGGGCCACTTTCATCCATTCCTGGTATGGATGCTCTCAGTATAAAGGAGTTCACT AATAAACTCGAGGCATTTCTAGTGATGCCAGATGTCTTGCTATTGCCACAAATAAGTTTATTGCAAAGCAACAATCATCGTACAATTACTCAGAAACGATCATTTGAAGTCATCGGAGCTATATATAAGCAGTTATACGATGCCTGCCATGACCCGAAAAATTTATACCAAAGTcccaccaatcttttttctagGACACCCGAAGAGCTTCTTGAGACATTAATTTCtcagtaa
- the Cog6 gene encoding conserved oligomeric Golgi complex subunit 6 isoform X2 — translation MSEKNINSALVRRVNKLLESRVEHDKDTLEALKELSTFFTENTLNSRRNLRSKIERRSLAINEEFLAAFKEVKASLDDVYQDVLAMNTAVQSMTNRLQVTKAQTSQLIEQTSKLQNESQVLSMQQEVASAFIKNFQLTSSELTVLHGSTRESPITEDFFSVVNKVQDIHGKCRVLMQSGYQALALDIMQRMTLLQEAALERLYRWTQTQCKNIENERLAPLLIKAMSKLQDRPVLFKYIVDEYCAARRTALVGSFIDALTLGEGFGGTPNPIEMHANDPKRYIGDMLAWLHQIIPVEKENILTLVKSCDKTDVSDQVKQALSNITEGLCHPLKSRIEHVISTEAPATVLYSVTTLIRFYRAITEQVIPDSILDQTLSDLLALSEKSFLSRLQRETRIALGERAEPPGNDLIPAPSVSRLLSLLNEILSVASIAEDRERDMLQIVSCIIDPLLQEVNETASRLPTVDMAVYLLNCMHQIQSTLALYEYMDQRLERLQVIGTIRCANRYTYIGTS, via the exons ATgagcgaaaaaaatattaattccgCTTTAGTGCGGAGAgtcaataaattattggaaTCTAGAGTAGAACATGATAAG GACACGTTGGAAGCTTTAAAGGAGTTATCGACATTCTTTActgaaaatacattaaattctCGCAGAAATTTGCGTAGCAAAATAGAGAGAAGAAGTCTAGCGATAAATGAAGAATTTCTGGCTGCCTTTAAAGAAGTAAAAGCTTCCTTGGATGATGTTTATCAAGATGTTTTAGCAATGAATACAGCTGTGCAGTCTATGACTAATCGTTTACAAGTTACAAAAGCTCAAACGTCACAACTCATAGAACAGACTTCTAAGCTTCAGAATGAaag tcaAGTATTATCCATGCAACAAGAAGTTGCGAGtgcatttatcaaaaatttccaATTGACTTCATCAGAACTAACTGTTCTGCATGGATCAACTAGAGAATCGCCTATAACAGAAGATTTCTTCTCTGTAGTTAATAAAGTACAG GATATTCATGGTAAATGCAGAGTGTTGATGCAATCTGGTTATCAAGCATTAGCTCTGGATATAATGCAAAGAATGACACTATTGCAAGAAGCAGCGCTTGAAAGATTATATCGATGGACACAAActcaatgtaaaaatatagaaaacgaACGTTTAGCACCATTACTTATTAAGGCTATGAGTAAATTGCAAGATAGGCCAGTGTTATTTAA ATACATTGTAGATGAATATTGTGCAGCTAGAAGAACTGCTTTGGTAGGATCTTTTATAGATGCATTAACATTAGGAGAAGGTTTTGGTGGAACACCTAATCCTATAGAGATGCATGCCAATGATCCTAAGCGATATATTGGCGATATGCTTGCTTGGTTGCATCAAATAATTCCTGTAGAGAAAGAGAACATTCTTACTTTAGTGAAAAGCTGTGATAAAACag atgtGTCAGATCAAGTGAAACAAGCATTAAGTAACATCACAGAAGGATTATGTCATCCTTTAAAATCGCGAATAGAGCATGTTATATCCACAGAAGCACCAGCAACAGTATTATATTCAGTCACAACTTTAATCAGATTTTATCGTGCTATTACTGAGCAAGTCATACCTGATAGCATTCTGGATCAAACATTGTCAGATTTATTAGCTTTAAGcgaaaaaagttttttgagCAGATTGCAGAGAGAAACGAGAATCGCTCTCGGGGAACGCGCAGAGCCTCCGGGCAATGATTTGATCCCTGCTCCATCTGTTTCAAGACTGTTATCACTTTTGAATGAAATATTGTCTGTCGCCAGTATAGCTgaagacagagaaagagatatGCTGCAg ATTGTGTCATGCATCATTGATCCATTGCTCCAAGAAGTCAATGAAACAGCGTCCAGATTGCCAACCGTGGATATGGCTGTATATCTTCTAAATTGTATGCATCAAATACAATCGACATTAGCATTGTATGAGTACATGGATCAAAGATTAGAAAGGTTACAGGTGATTG GCACAATCAGATGCGCAAATCGATACACTTACATCGGAACAAGCTAG
- the SelT gene encoding thioredoxin reductase-like selenoprotein T homolog CG3887 produces the protein MHWLIRPCILAILLVHSIEANSDEVPLTKLGAKTGPTLRFFYCYSCGYKKAFEQYVTLLKQKYPELHIEGENFNPSGYNMFIAKGLGLFKILVIIAIVSGADFRLLQSSVWQWCINNRFYSCVLIFLTCNAIEGQLISSGAFEIHFNDVPVWSKLETGRIPQPLELFQIIDFHLDMQFSEMDVGKIKFQ, from the exons atgcACTGGCTAATACGTCCGTGTATTCTTGCTATTTTGCTGGTGCACAGCATAGAAGCAAATAGCGATGAGGTGCCATTAACCAAGCTCGGCGCGAAGACGGGGCCGACTTTAAGATTCTTTTATTG TTACTCATGTGGCTACAAAAAAGCCTTTGAGCAGTATGTGACTCTTCTTAAGCAGAAATATCCAGAGCTTCATATCGAAGGAGAGAACTTTAATCCATCAGGttataatatgtttatagCAAAAGGATtg GGactattcaaaatattagttattatcGCAATTGTAAGTGGAGCTGATTTTCGTTTACTCCAATCGTCAGTGTGGCAGTGGTGTATAAACAATCGTTTTTATTCATGTGTACTAATTTTCCTGACGTGCAATGCCATAGAAGGTCAACTAATTTCGTCAGGTGCATTTGAAATACACTTTAAtg ATGTTCCTGTTTGGTCAAAACTTGAAACCGGCAGGATACCACAACCacttgaattatttcaaataattgatttcCATTTGGATATGCAATTTTCAGAGATGGACGTAGGAAAGATTAAGTTTCAATAA
- the LOC105670951 gene encoding PITH domain-containing protein CG6153 — MAYHCNCGSTHNTAELGVNYNLYEKIDKDRVECLNESEEGSGIKVFKTWEERLDRSEYVESDVDAELLFNIPFTGDIKLKGLIVIGDEDFSPKTVKLYKNRPHMIFDNVNTTPEQEFELINDIYGSHEYAVRTVKFSSVQHLSLYFSGHRNMEQIRIYYIGLRGEWTPPHRHGVTICTYEARPLSSDHPKDFNEISRAVK; from the exons ATGGCTTATCATTGTAATTGCGGTAGTACACATAATACGGCAGAACTTGgtgtcaattataatttatacgaaaaaatagataaagacAGAGTGGAATGTCTAAATGAAAGTGAAGAAGGTAGTggtataaaagtttttaaaacatGGGAAGAGAGATTAGATAGATCAGAG tatGTCGAAAGTGATGTAGATGCTGAGCTGTTATTCAATATACC TTTTACAGGAGATATAAAGTTGAAAGGTCTTATTGTAATTGGTGATGAAGATTTTTCACCCAAAACAGTAAAATT atacaaaaatcGGCCACATATGATATTTGATAATGTAAATACTACCCCAGAGCAGGAATTTGAACTGATCAATGATATCTATGGATCTCATGAGTATGCTGTGag aacaGTCAAGTTTTCATCAGTACAACATTTAAGTCTTTACTTCAGTGGTCATAGAAACATGGaacaaattagaatttattatatcggtCTCAGAGGAGAGTGGACTCCACCTCATAGGCATGGTGTGACCATCTGTACATATGAAGCACGTCCTCTAAGTAGCGATCATCCAAAAGATTTCAATGAAATAAGTAGAGcggttaaataa
- the EMC8-9 gene encoding ER membrane protein complex subunit 8/9 homolog, whose amino-acid sequence MTNVFFSPRAYCKIILHAAKYPHCAINGLLLGKQKNKDGRADLYIEDAIPLFHICLHVSPMAEIALTLVDQLATSKGLILAGYYLANENINDLSIDRPAHRIADKIAENFNSALLVVMDNREVTLGMGSSPLRISQSIDGKWRPKDIANIIYEGGIAHTDAMYSLLKTEEHKNLIDFDNHLDNIALDWQNQKLNKIIDEAAEIHK is encoded by the exons ATGACGAATGTTTTCTTTTCGCCTCGCGCGtactgtaaaattattttacacgcAGCTAAGTATCCGCATTGTGCAATAAATGGTTTGTTGCTCGGCaaacaaaagaataaagaTGGCAGGGCGGATCTGTACATCGAGGACGCAATACCTTTATTCCATATATGCTTGCATGTTTCCCCAATGGCGGAAATAGCACTTACTTTg GTGGACCAGTTAGCTACAAGTAAAGGCCTTATATTGGCAGGTTATTACTTGGCCAACGagaatataaatgatttaag TATAGACAGACCGGCACATAGAATAGCagataaaattgcagaaaacTTTAACAGTGCGTTGCTTGTAGTG ATGGATAATCGAGAGGTGACTCTGGGTATGGGATCTAGTCCATTACGAATTTCACAATCTATAGATGGAAAATGGAGGCCAAAAGACATAGCAaa TATTATTTATGAAGGAGGTATTGCACACACAGATGCAATGTATTCATTGCTGAAGACAGAGGAGCATAAGAATTTGATCGATTTTGATAACCATCTCGATAATATTGCCCTTGATTGGCAAAATCagaaactaaataaaattattgatgagGCTGCCGAAATACACAAATAG